A genomic region of Thermus sp. LT1-2-5 contains the following coding sequences:
- the ssb gene encoding single-stranded DNA-binding protein, producing the protein MARGLNRVFLIGSLISRPDMRYTPGGLAILELHLAGQDTLWDESGQEREVPWYHRVRLFGRQAEMWGDVLEKGQLLFVEGRLEYRQWERDGEKRSELQVRADFIDPLDARGRETLEDAKSQPRLRHALNQVVLMGNLTRDAELRYTPQGTAVARLGLAVNERRRGQGGEADREERTHFVEVQAWRDLAEWAGELRKGDGLLVIGRLVNDSWTSSSGERRFQTRVEALRLERPTRGPAQTGGSRPQPVQTGGVDIDEGLEDFPPEEDLPF; encoded by the coding sequence ATGGCAAGAGGCCTGAACCGCGTATTCCTTATCGGCTCCCTCATCTCCCGGCCCGACATGCGCTACACCCCGGGGGGGCTCGCCATTTTAGAGCTCCACCTGGCCGGGCAGGATACCCTTTGGGATGAAAGCGGCCAGGAGCGGGAGGTGCCCTGGTACCACCGGGTGCGCCTTTTCGGCCGCCAGGCGGAGATGTGGGGGGATGTCTTGGAAAAGGGCCAGCTCCTCTTCGTGGAGGGGCGGCTGGAGTACCGCCAGTGGGAGCGGGACGGGGAGAAGCGGAGCGAACTCCAGGTGCGGGCCGACTTCATTGACCCCTTAGACGCCCGTGGGCGGGAAACCCTGGAGGACGCCAAGAGCCAGCCCCGCCTCCGCCACGCCCTGAACCAGGTGGTGCTCATGGGCAACCTCACCCGCGACGCCGAGCTCCGCTACACCCCCCAGGGGACGGCGGTGGCCCGGCTGGGCCTGGCGGTGAACGAGCGCCGCCGGGGGCAAGGGGGAGAGGCAGACCGGGAGGAGCGGACCCACTTTGTGGAGGTTCAGGCCTGGCGCGACCTAGCCGAGTGGGCCGGGGAGCTCCGGAAGGGCGATGGGCTTTTGGTCATCGGCCGACTGGTGAACGACTCCTGGACCAGCTCCAGCGGGGAAAGGCGCTTCCAGACCCGCGTGGAAGCCCTCCGCCTGGAGCGACCCACCCGTGGGCCTGCCCAGACCGGCGGAAGCAGGCCCCAACCGGTCCAGACGGGTGGGGTGGACATTGACGAGGGACTCGAGGACTTCCCGCCGGAGGAGGATCTGCCGTTTTGA
- the rpsF gene encoding 30S ribosomal protein S6 produces MRRYEVNIILNPSLEQSQLALEKEIIGKALEAFGAQVVKVEEWGVRRLAYPIAKDPQGYFLFYQVEMPEDRVNDLARELRIRDNVRRVMVVKAQEPLLTKA; encoded by the coding sequence ATGCGCAGGTACGAGGTAAACATCATCCTTAACCCCAGCCTGGAGCAAAGCCAGCTCGCCCTGGAGAAGGAGATCATCGGGAAGGCCCTCGAGGCCTTTGGGGCGCAGGTGGTGAAGGTGGAGGAGTGGGGGGTGCGCCGCCTGGCCTACCCCATTGCCAAGGACCCCCAGGGCTACTTCCTCTTCTACCAGGTGGAGATGCCCGAGGACCGGGTGAACGACCTGGCCCGGGAACTCCGGATCCGCGACAACGTGCGTCGGGTCATGGTGGTCAAGGCCCAGGAGCCCCTCCTGACCAAGGCGTAG
- the uvrB gene encoding excinuclease ABC subunit UvrB → MTFRYRGPAPKGDQPKAIGELVAALRDGERYVTLLGATGTGKTVTMAKVIEALGRPALVLAPNKILAAQLAAEFRELFPENAVEYFISYYDYYQPEAYVPGKDLYIEKDASINPEIERLRHSTTRSLLTRRDVIVVASVSAIYGLGDPREYRARNLVVERGAVYPREALLERLLELGYERNDIDLAPGRFRAKGEVLEIFPAYDTEPIRVELWGDEVERISQVHPITGERLRELPGFVLFPATHYLSPEGLEEILKEIEKELWERVRYFEERGEVLYAQRLKERTLYDLEMLRVMGTCPGVENYARYFTGKAPGEPPYTLLDYFPEDFLVFLDESHVTVPQLQGMYRGDYVRKKTLVDYGFRLPSALDNRPLRFEEFLERVTQVVFVSATPGPFELAHSGRVVEQIIRPTGLLDPLVVVKPTENQILDLMEGIRERAQRGERTLVTVLTVRMAEELTSFLVEHGIRARYLHHELDAFERQALIRDLRLGHYDCLVGINLLREGLDIPEVSLVAILDADKTGFLRSERSLIQTIGRAARNAKGEVWLYADQVSEAMAKAIAETNRRRAIQEAYNREHGIVPQTVKKEVRAVIRPEGYEEALEEGLPAEDLKERIAELELAMWQAAEALDFERAARLRDELRALEARLQGLKVTESVPGKMRRRRR, encoded by the coding sequence ATGACCTTCCGCTACCGAGGCCCAGCGCCCAAGGGGGACCAGCCCAAGGCCATCGGGGAGCTGGTGGCGGCGCTAAGGGACGGGGAGCGCTACGTGACCCTCCTCGGGGCCACGGGCACGGGGAAGACGGTGACCATGGCCAAGGTCATAGAGGCCCTGGGCCGGCCCGCCTTGGTCTTAGCCCCCAACAAGATCCTGGCGGCGCAGCTTGCCGCGGAGTTCCGGGAGCTCTTCCCGGAAAACGCCGTGGAGTACTTCATCAGCTACTACGATTACTACCAGCCCGAGGCCTATGTGCCGGGCAAGGACCTTTACATCGAAAAAGACGCCAGCATCAACCCGGAAATCGAGCGCCTAAGGCACTCCACCACCCGGAGCCTCCTCACCCGGCGGGATGTGATCGTGGTGGCCTCGGTTTCCGCCATCTACGGCTTAGGCGACCCCAGGGAGTATCGGGCACGGAACCTGGTGGTGGAGCGGGGGGCGGTCTACCCGCGGGAGGCGCTCTTGGAGCGCCTTTTGGAGCTGGGCTACGAGCGGAACGACATAGACCTCGCCCCCGGGCGCTTCCGGGCCAAGGGGGAGGTCTTGGAGATTTTCCCCGCCTATGACACCGAGCCCATCCGGGTGGAGCTATGGGGCGACGAGGTGGAGCGCATCAGCCAGGTCCACCCCATCACCGGGGAAAGGCTTCGGGAGCTTCCCGGCTTCGTGCTTTTTCCCGCCACCCACTACCTTTCCCCAGAGGGCCTCGAGGAGATCCTGAAGGAAATAGAAAAGGAGCTTTGGGAAAGGGTCCGCTACTTCGAGGAGCGGGGGGAGGTCCTCTATGCTCAGCGCCTCAAGGAGCGCACCCTTTACGACCTGGAGATGCTCCGGGTCATGGGCACCTGTCCCGGGGTGGAAAACTACGCCCGCTACTTCACCGGCAAGGCCCCGGGGGAGCCCCCCTACACCCTTTTGGACTACTTCCCCGAGGATTTCTTGGTCTTCCTGGACGAGTCCCACGTGACCGTGCCCCAGCTCCAGGGCATGTACCGGGGGGATTACGTGCGGAAGAAGACCCTGGTGGACTACGGCTTCCGCCTGCCCAGCGCCCTGGACAACCGCCCCTTGCGCTTCGAGGAGTTCTTGGAGCGGGTCACCCAGGTGGTCTTCGTCTCCGCCACCCCGGGGCCCTTTGAGCTCGCCCACTCGGGCCGCGTGGTGGAGCAGATCATCCGCCCCACGGGGCTCCTGGACCCCTTGGTGGTGGTGAAGCCCACGGAGAACCAGATCCTGGACCTCATGGAGGGCATCCGGGAGCGGGCGCAAAGGGGCGAGCGCACCCTGGTCACGGTGCTCACCGTGCGCATGGCGGAGGAGCTCACGAGTTTTCTGGTGGAGCACGGTATCCGCGCCCGTTACCTCCACCACGAGCTGGACGCCTTTGAGCGCCAGGCCTTGATCCGCGACCTCAGGCTGGGCCACTACGACTGCCTGGTGGGGATCAACCTCCTGAGAGAGGGGCTAGACATCCCCGAGGTTTCCTTGGTGGCCATCCTGGATGCCGACAAGACGGGTTTCCTACGGAGCGAACGCAGCCTCATCCAGACCATCGGCCGGGCGGCGCGGAACGCCAAGGGGGAGGTTTGGCTTTACGCCGACCAGGTTTCCGAGGCCATGGCCAAAGCCATCGCCGAGACCAACCGGCGAAGGGCCATCCAGGAGGCCTATAACCGGGAGCACGGCATTGTGCCCCAAACGGTCAAGAAGGAGGTACGGGCGGTGATCCGCCCCGAGGGGTACGAGGAGGCCTTGGAGGAGGGGCTTCCGGCGGAGGACCTCAAGGAGCGCATCGCCGAGCTGGAGCTCGCCATGTGGCAGGCGGCGGAGGCTTTAGACTTTGAGCGGGCGGCCAGGCTCCGGGACGAGTTGCGCGCCCTCGAGGCCCGCCTCCAGGGGCTCAAGGTCACCGAGTCGGTGCCGGGGAAAATGCGGCGTAGGCGCCGCTAG
- the rpsR gene encoding 30S ribosomal protein S18: MSTKNAKPTKKEAQRRPSRKAKVKATLGEFDLKDYRNVEVLKRFLSETGKILPRRRTGLSAKEQRILAKTIKRARILGLLPFTEKLVRK, translated from the coding sequence TTGAGCACGAAGAACGCTAAACCCACCAAGAAGGAGGCGCAGCGGCGCCCCTCCCGGAAGGCCAAGGTAAAGGCCACCCTGGGAGAGTTTGACCTGAAGGACTACCGGAACGTGGAGGTGCTGAAGCGGTTCCTGTCGGAGACGGGGAAGATCCTTCCCCGCCGCCGCACGGGGCTTTCCGCCAAGGAGCAAAGGATCCTGGCCAAGACCATCAAGCGGGCCAGGATCCTGGGGCTTCTGCCCTTCACCGAGAAGCTGGTGCGCAAGTAG
- a CDS encoding alpha-hydroxy-acid oxidizing protein yields MWGRRVQQAIYLRGFLGERPPLPLHPEALEEAAQRRMSPEAFAYVAGGAGIEATMAQNRKAFAQVTLWPRMLRGAPPPDLKTTLWHKTWAAPLFLAPIGVLELAHPQAELAAVRAAAQRGIPFMVSNQASHPLEAVVEAAKAVNPEASVFFQLYHSSDARVVESFLRRAERAGCAGVVLTVDTVQLGWRPRDLALGHLPFLKGQGLAIYLTDPAFLEALQEPLEGPSLRPRPTLALLRNLLALRRAGKRFGLSLAQMQKAVRRFVATYSFPELSWEEVRRVREATPLPLLLKGLLHPEDVAKAVALGVDGIYVSNHGGRQVDGSLAALKALPLAVEAAEGKVPVLMDSGVRTGADAVKALALGAKAVGLGRPYVYALALRGEEGVGALLDHFLAEMELTLALMGVARLEELGPPWLQG; encoded by the coding sequence ATGTGGGGAAGAAGGGTGCAACAGGCCATCTACCTGCGGGGCTTCCTGGGGGAACGGCCGCCTTTGCCCCTGCACCCCGAGGCCCTAGAGGAGGCAGCCCAAAGGCGCATGTCCCCCGAGGCCTTCGCCTACGTGGCGGGCGGGGCGGGGATAGAGGCCACCATGGCGCAAAACCGCAAGGCCTTTGCCCAGGTAACCCTCTGGCCCAGGATGCTCCGGGGGGCCCCGCCCCCGGACCTCAAAACCACCCTTTGGCACAAGACCTGGGCCGCCCCCCTCTTTCTCGCCCCCATTGGCGTTTTGGAGCTCGCCCACCCCCAGGCGGAGCTGGCGGCGGTGCGGGCGGCGGCCCAAAGGGGCATCCCCTTCATGGTCTCCAACCAAGCCTCCCACCCCCTGGAGGCCGTGGTGGAGGCGGCCAAGGCGGTGAACCCCGAGGCTTCCGTCTTCTTCCAGCTTTACCACTCCAGCGACGCCCGGGTGGTGGAGAGCTTCCTCCGGCGGGCGGAAAGGGCGGGGTGCGCCGGGGTGGTCCTCACCGTGGACACGGTGCAGCTGGGCTGGCGCCCCCGGGATCTGGCCCTCGGCCACCTTCCCTTCCTCAAGGGGCAGGGCCTGGCCATCTACCTCACCGACCCCGCCTTCCTGGAAGCCTTGCAGGAGCCGTTGGAGGGGCCTTCCCTGCGCCCTAGGCCTACCCTGGCCCTCCTCCGGAACCTCCTCGCCCTCAGGCGGGCGGGGAAGCGCTTCGGCCTAAGCCTGGCCCAGATGCAAAAGGCGGTGCGCCGCTTCGTGGCCACCTACTCCTTTCCCGAGCTCTCCTGGGAGGAGGTGCGGCGGGTGCGGGAAGCCACCCCCCTTCCCCTCCTCCTCAAGGGCCTCCTCCACCCCGAGGACGTGGCCAAGGCGGTGGCCCTAGGGGTGGACGGGATCTACGTTTCCAACCACGGGGGACGGCAGGTGGACGGGAGCCTGGCGGCCCTAAAGGCCCTTCCCCTGGCGGTGGAAGCGGCGGAGGGCAAGGTCCCCGTCCTGATGGACAGCGGCGTCCGCACCGGGGCGGACGCGGTCAAGGCCCTGGCCCTGGGGGCCAAGGCGGTGGGGCTAGGGCGGCCCTACGTCTACGCCCTGGCCCTAAGGGGGGAGGAAGGGGTGGGCGCCCTCTTGGACCACTTCCTGGCGGAGATGGAGCTCACCCTGGCCCTCATGGGGGTAGCCCGCTTGGAGGAGCTCGGCCCCCCCTGGCTTCAAGGCTAA
- the rplI gene encoding 50S ribosomal protein L9 — protein sequence MKVILLEPLENLGDVGQVVNVKPGYAKNYLLPRGLAVLATESNLKALEAKIRAQAKRLAERKAEAERLKEILESLTLTIPVRAGENKIYGSVTAKDVAEALARQHGITIDPKRLALERPIKELGEYVLTYKPHPEVPIQLKVSVVAQ from the coding sequence ATGAAGGTCATCCTGCTAGAACCCCTGGAGAACCTGGGCGATGTGGGCCAGGTGGTGAACGTCAAGCCCGGCTACGCTAAGAACTACCTCCTGCCCCGGGGCTTGGCGGTCTTGGCCACGGAGAGCAACCTGAAGGCCCTCGAGGCCAAGATCCGCGCCCAGGCTAAGCGCCTGGCGGAGCGCAAGGCGGAGGCGGAGCGGCTTAAGGAGATCCTGGAGAGCCTCACCCTCACCATCCCGGTGCGGGCGGGGGAGAACAAGATCTACGGCTCCGTGACCGCCAAGGACGTGGCCGAGGCCTTGGCCCGCCAGCACGGCATCACCATTGACCCCAAGCGCCTCGCCCTGGAGCGGCCCATCAAGGAACTCGGGGAGTACGTCCTCACCTACAAGCCCCACCCCGAGGTGCCCATCCAGCTCAAGGTGAGCGTGGTGGCCCAGTAG